One Neisseria sp. Marseille-Q5346 genomic region harbors:
- a CDS encoding D-Ala-D-Ala carboxypeptidase family metallohydrolase — protein MQVTKNFSLRELTRSETARRAGVPNEPSPAEMDNIYYTAQQLEKIREYVGRPIIVTSCFRSELVNKLVGGSPTSAHRHGLAADCDASGMTSLAFAKLLIKMRDEGALKFDQLILEFPERGDGAWVHIGFRRSSPQRNQILTSTKKNGKTVYLPGLHP, from the coding sequence ATGCAAGTTACCAAAAATTTCAGTCTGCGCGAGTTGACACGCAGCGAAACCGCTCGTCGCGCAGGCGTACCGAATGAACCGTCGCCCGCCGAAATGGACAACATTTATTACACCGCACAGCAGCTTGAAAAAATCCGCGAATACGTCGGTCGCCCGATTATCGTAACAAGCTGCTTCCGCAGCGAGCTGGTAAACAAATTGGTCGGTGGCAGCCCGACATCGGCGCACCGACACGGACTTGCCGCCGATTGCGACGCATCGGGCATGACCTCGCTGGCATTTGCCAAACTGTTAATCAAAATGCGTGATGAAGGCGCGCTGAAATTCGACCAGTTGATACTCGAATTTCCCGAGCGCGGGGACGGCGCATGGGTACACATCGGTTTCCGCCGCAGCAGCCCGCAACGCAACCAGATACTGACCTCAACCAAGAAAAACGGCAAAACCGTGTACCTGCCCGGGCTGCATCCTTGA
- the guaB gene encoding IMP dehydrogenase, translating into MRIVEKAYTFDDVLLVPAHSNVLPRDVKLQTKLTRDITLNLPLLSAAMDTVTEARLAISMAQEGGIGIIHKNMTPELQARAVSKVKRHESGVVKDPVTVAPTALIRDVLEMRAQRKRKMSGLPVVENGKVVGIVTNRDLRFENRVDLPVSAIMTPRDRLVTVPEGTSIDEAREIMHAHKVERVLVLNDQDELKGLITVKDILKTTEFPNANKDAEGRLRVGAAVGTGGDTEERVKALVEAGVDVIVVDTAHGHSQGVIDRVRWVKETYPHIQVIGGNIATAKAALDLVAAGADAVKVGIGPGSICTTRIVAGVGVPQLTAIHNVSEALKGTGVPLIADGGIRFSGDIAKALAAGAYSVMLGGMFAGTEEAPGEIELYQGRSYKSYRGMGSLGAMSQGSADRYFQDKTDSTDKYVPEGIEGRVPYKGPIVNIIHQLTGGLRSSMGYLGCANIAEMHEKAEFVEITSAGMSESHVHDVQITKEAPNYHR; encoded by the coding sequence ATGCGTATTGTAGAAAAAGCCTATACTTTCGACGACGTTTTGTTGGTTCCAGCGCACTCAAACGTGCTGCCTCGAGATGTCAAACTTCAAACCAAACTCACCCGCGATATCACGCTCAACCTCCCTCTACTTTCTGCTGCAATGGATACCGTTACCGAAGCGCGTCTGGCCATTTCTATGGCTCAAGAAGGCGGCATCGGCATTATCCATAAAAACATGACGCCGGAGTTGCAAGCGCGTGCCGTTTCCAAAGTGAAGCGCCATGAGAGCGGCGTGGTGAAAGATCCCGTTACCGTTGCGCCGACCGCATTGATCCGCGACGTATTGGAAATGCGCGCACAACGCAAACGCAAAATGTCCGGTCTGCCTGTTGTAGAAAACGGCAAAGTGGTCGGTATTGTAACCAACCGCGACCTGCGTTTTGAAAACCGTGTCGATCTGCCGGTTTCTGCTATCATGACCCCCCGCGACCGTTTGGTTACCGTACCTGAAGGCACCAGCATTGATGAAGCCCGCGAAATCATGCATGCGCACAAAGTTGAGCGCGTTTTGGTGTTAAATGACCAAGACGAACTCAAAGGTCTGATTACAGTTAAAGATATTCTGAAAACAACTGAGTTCCCTAATGCCAACAAAGATGCCGAAGGCCGTCTGCGCGTCGGTGCCGCGGTGGGTACCGGCGGCGATACCGAAGAGCGCGTCAAAGCATTGGTAGAAGCAGGTGTGGATGTGATTGTGGTCGATACTGCCCATGGTCATAGCCAAGGCGTTATCGATCGCGTGCGCTGGGTAAAAGAAACCTATCCGCACATCCAAGTCATCGGCGGCAACATCGCTACTGCCAAAGCTGCTTTGGATTTGGTGGCCGCAGGTGCGGATGCCGTTAAAGTCGGTATCGGCCCGGGCTCGATTTGTACAACCCGTATCGTAGCCGGCGTGGGCGTGCCTCAACTGACGGCGATTCACAATGTTTCCGAAGCCCTGAAAGGCACCGGTGTTCCCCTGATTGCCGACGGCGGTATCCGCTTCTCCGGCGATATTGCCAAAGCTCTGGCAGCAGGTGCATATAGCGTCATGCTCGGCGGTATGTTTGCCGGTACGGAAGAAGCACCGGGCGAAATCGAACTCTACCAAGGCCGCTCTTACAAGTCTTACCGCGGCATGGGTTCGTTGGGTGCGATGAGCCAAGGCTCTGCCGACCGCTACTTCCAAGACAAAACCGACAGCACAGACAAATATGTTCCTGAAGGCATCGAAGGCCGTGTTCCTTACAAAGGCCCGATTGTGAACATCATCCACCAGCTGACCGGCGGTCTGCGCTCCAGCATGGGTTATTTGGGTTGCGCCAATATTGCTGAAATGCACGAGAAAGCAGAATTTGTGGAAATCACTTCTGCTGGTATGAGCGAATCCCACGTTCACGACGTACAAATCACTAAAGAAGCGCCTAACTACCATCGTTAA
- a CDS encoding glycosyltransferase family 2 protein, translating to MNSTISLLILAKNEEKNIGECIKSCTFANEVIVIDDHSNDETPIIAESLGAKVITRDMNGDWGKQQTFAIEQAKSDWIFFIDADERCTPELCKEIEEVVAQGQPFGYWVKRLNHFQRKLVRHGSLSPDWVCRLMPRIGSYVEGVVHPKIVHQHGNKKLRAPMLHYTYETWEQYLRKMNQYSTLAAEKYKQEGKASRPFFDLILRPLFAFIKMYFLKRGFLDGMLGYTLCKNYANYTMNKYVKLKYLLSKNRC from the coding sequence ATGAATTCAACTATTAGCTTGCTTATCCTCGCCAAAAATGAGGAAAAAAATATTGGGGAGTGCATTAAAAGCTGTACTTTTGCCAATGAAGTTATTGTTATTGATGATCATAGTAATGATGAAACTCCTATAATTGCTGAAAGTTTAGGAGCTAAGGTAATTACTAGAGATATGAATGGAGATTGGGGAAAACAACAAACGTTTGCGATAGAGCAGGCAAAATCAGATTGGATTTTTTTTATTGATGCTGATGAACGTTGTACGCCAGAGTTGTGTAAAGAAATTGAAGAGGTTGTTGCGCAAGGACAGCCTTTTGGTTATTGGGTAAAACGTCTTAATCATTTTCAACGGAAATTAGTACGTCATGGTTCTTTAAGTCCTGATTGGGTTTGCAGGTTGATGCCAAGAATAGGTAGTTATGTAGAAGGGGTTGTACATCCTAAAATAGTCCATCAGCATGGTAATAAGAAGCTTCGAGCTCCTATGCTTCACTACACTTATGAAACATGGGAACAATATTTGAGAAAGATGAATCAATACTCTACGCTTGCAGCTGAAAAGTATAAGCAAGAGGGTAAGGCTAGCCGTCCATTTTTTGATTTGATTTTGCGACCATTATTCGCTTTTATTAAAATGTATTTTTTAAAGAGAGGATTTTTGGATGGGATGCTGGGCTATACTCTGTGTAAAAACTATGCAAACTATACAATGAATAAATATGTGAAATTAAAGTACCTTCTTTCGAAAAATAGGTGTTAA
- the waaF gene encoding lipopolysaccharide heptosyltransferase II: protein MSKKILIITPSWIGDCVMTQPLYRRLHELHPGCTIDAFAPKWSMAVFERMPEINRVMENPFGHGALELKKRWRIGRELGKEGYDQVIVLPGSLKSAIIALATGIKQRTGYVGESRYFLLNDIRRLDKAAFPLMVDRYTALAHPTQADFNGHSDNPCFTIDPESRQAALAKHGLTTDKPILAFCPGAEYGPAKRWPARHFAELGRRYLAEGWQVWLFGSQKDFDIADEINRLSDGLCTNLCGKTNLSEAIDLLSCADTVVCNDSGLMHLAAALDRKLVAVYGSSSPDHTPPLSQKAKIVSLNLDCSPCFKRECPLGHTDCLNKLTPDMVQKAAEELARSA from the coding sequence ATGTCCAAAAAAATCCTGATTATTACCCCAAGCTGGATTGGCGACTGTGTCATGACCCAACCGCTTTATCGCCGTTTGCATGAGCTGCATCCCGGCTGCACCATTGATGCTTTTGCACCCAAATGGTCGATGGCCGTATTTGAGCGTATGCCTGAAATCAACCGTGTGATGGAAAATCCGTTTGGACATGGTGCGTTGGAATTGAAAAAACGCTGGCGTATCGGGCGTGAATTGGGAAAAGAAGGCTATGATCAAGTAATTGTTTTGCCCGGTTCGCTCAAATCCGCCATCATTGCCTTGGCTACGGGCATTAAGCAGCGTACGGGCTACGTCGGCGAATCACGCTATTTTTTGCTGAACGATATCCGCAGGTTGGATAAGGCCGCGTTTCCCCTGATGGTCGACCGCTATACTGCGCTGGCGCATCCGACCCAAGCGGATTTTAACGGGCATTCCGATAATCCCTGTTTCACGATTGATCCTGAAAGCCGTCAAGCCGCTTTGGCAAAACATGGTTTGACGACGGATAAACCGATTTTGGCATTTTGTCCCGGTGCGGAATATGGTCCGGCCAAGCGTTGGCCTGCGCGTCATTTTGCCGAACTTGGCCGCCGATATTTAGCCGAGGGTTGGCAGGTTTGGCTGTTTGGTTCGCAAAAAGATTTTGATATTGCAGATGAAATCAACCGACTTTCAGACGGCCTTTGCACCAATCTTTGCGGCAAAACCAATCTTTCTGAAGCCATTGATTTGTTGTCTTGTGCCGATACGGTTGTGTGCAACGACAGCGGTCTGATGCACCTTGCGGCCGCGCTTGATCGGAAATTGGTTGCGGTTTACGGCTCATCCAGCCCTGACCATACGCCGCCTCTCAGCCAAAAGGCAAAAATCGTCAGTTTGAATTTGGATTGCTCACCTTGTTTTAAACGCGAATGTCCGC
- a CDS encoding anaerobic C4-dicarboxylate transporter produces MFFIQFAVVLLCILIGAQVGGIGLGVLGGIGLAVLSFGFHLQPTSPPIDVMLMIMAVVSAAAAMQASGGLDYMIKIATRVLHRNPKYITFIAPAVTYTFTVLAGTGHVAYSVLPVIAEVSRRNGIRPSRPLTMAVIASQFAIVASPIAAAVVACVSMLEPQHITMADVLKVTVPSTILGIGLACVFVNKLGKELKDDPHYQALLKDPNYVKEYIDVEEQKTDVTISPKAKLSVGIFLTAALLVVVMGALPELRPAFEHDGAIKPMGMAHTIEIVMLSASALIILACKPNGDAITRGSVFHAGMRAVIAVFGVAWLGDTLMNGHLTEVESTVSHLVESAPWTFAFALFVLSVLVNSQGATVATLFPIAIKLGIPAPIIIGTFVAVNGYFFIPNYGPIIAAIDFDTTGSTKIGKFIFNHSFMIPGLLSMAFSLAFGLLLVQLYY; encoded by the coding sequence ATGTTTTTTATCCAGTTTGCCGTTGTGCTGCTGTGTATCCTGATTGGTGCGCAGGTTGGTGGTATTGGTTTGGGCGTGCTCGGCGGTATCGGCTTGGCCGTATTGTCTTTTGGTTTCCATCTTCAGCCGACCAGCCCGCCGATTGATGTGATGCTGATGATTATGGCGGTAGTGTCTGCCGCGGCGGCCATGCAGGCCAGTGGCGGTTTGGACTATATGATTAAAATTGCTACGCGCGTGTTGCACCGTAATCCGAAATACATTACTTTTATCGCGCCGGCGGTAACTTACACCTTTACCGTGTTGGCAGGTACGGGCCATGTGGCTTACTCGGTCTTGCCCGTGATTGCCGAAGTCAGCCGCCGTAATGGCATCCGTCCTTCCCGTCCTTTGACAATGGCGGTTATCGCTTCCCAATTTGCGATTGTCGCCAGCCCGATTGCCGCTGCCGTTGTTGCCTGCGTCTCCATGCTTGAGCCGCAGCACATTACGATGGCGGACGTGTTGAAAGTCACCGTTCCGTCCACGATTTTGGGTATCGGTTTGGCTTGCGTGTTCGTAAACAAACTAGGCAAAGAGTTGAAAGACGATCCGCATTATCAGGCTTTGTTGAAAGACCCGAACTATGTGAAAGAATACATCGATGTGGAGGAGCAAAAAACCGATGTCACCATTTCGCCGAAAGCCAAATTGTCGGTCGGTATTTTCTTGACTGCGGCATTGCTGGTGGTCGTGATGGGTGCGCTGCCTGAGCTGCGTCCGGCTTTTGAACACGATGGCGCGATCAAGCCTATGGGCATGGCGCATACGATTGAAATTGTGATGTTGTCTGCTTCTGCGCTGATTATTTTGGCGTGTAAGCCCAATGGCGATGCGATTACCCGAGGCTCGGTATTCCACGCCGGTATGCGTGCCGTGATTGCAGTGTTTGGCGTGGCTTGGTTGGGCGATACCTTGATGAACGGCCACTTAACAGAAGTGGAATCAACCGTCAGCCATTTGGTTGAATCTGCACCGTGGACCTTTGCCTTCGCCCTGTTTGTCTTGTCGGTCTTGGTCAACAGCCAAGGCGCGACAGTAGCGACGCTGTTCCCAATCGCCATCAAACTGGGTATTCCTGCGCCCATCATCATCGGCACGTTTGTTGCGGTAAACGGCTATTTCTTCATTCCGAACTACGGTCCGATTATTGCCGCTATCGACTTTGATACAACCGGCTCGACCAAAATCGGCAAATTTATCTTCAACCACAGCTTCATGATTCCGGGCTTGTTGAGCATGGCATTTAGTCTGGCTTTTGGTTTGTTGTTGGTTCAACTGTATTATTGA
- a CDS encoding DUF4124 domain-containing protein — protein MKSSVLKTCLIAALLSSAALTGAAEVYTWKGTSGNSYSDTPNRLQPKRSGVVNIRTHNVKPAVAPAVAASEPVAEQPNEQVAEQNKQIEERNKKIEEQNRQNKLENCKIAKINRQVAESARLANRDSLIKQYQNDVNKYCN, from the coding sequence ATGAAATCTTCCGTACTCAAAACCTGTCTGATAGCAGCCCTTCTCTCTTCCGCCGCCCTGACCGGCGCAGCCGAGGTTTACACTTGGAAAGGCACATCGGGCAACAGCTATTCCGATACGCCAAACCGCCTGCAACCGAAACGTTCCGGCGTGGTCAACATCCGCACGCACAACGTCAAACCTGCCGTTGCGCCTGCTGTTGCGGCATCTGAGCCGGTTGCCGAGCAGCCTAATGAGCAGGTTGCGGAACAAAACAAACAAATCGAAGAGCGCAATAAAAAAATCGAAGAGCAAAACCGCCAAAACAAGCTGGAAAACTGCAAAATCGCCAAAATCAACCGTCAAGTCGCCGAAAGCGCACGCTTGGCCAATCGCGACAGCCTGATTAAGCAATACCAAAACGACGTCAATAAATACTGCAATTAA